The Caulifigura coniformis genome includes a region encoding these proteins:
- a CDS encoding ABC transporter permease subunit, with product MFRKTLALLVRALRVDARSIRPHLVRMGLLITILWLLYLADELSRRSGAPGLQLFQSLTYVNIWFITLVGVTYFSSAITEEKEERTLGLLRMADIGGGAILLGKWLPRVVGMLSLVAVQFPFTLLAITLGGVTQNQVNAVYAALFLHLFSVGTYSLLASVYCRNTGTACRVAFTALFLRWLIPTVASALAAFGGARVVGSKTLEWIGRLNEGSVYALTSRALATTFAEGPFPAAAAWWLGESLFLFALAWLIFEPCTQGDVLSDVQPSLWSRLTSKKQRSKHRRAWPAAIAGKDFMLLAGGFRGSLLRFAGYMAIVALFVGLISIGGGRITAQDLGSTLMGFGIGFLALDLVQSAAKVFRVELQDQTWSALMMLPRTLNGIAWSKIAGCAIGWWPSLLTITLGGLMVPHAVAQILDGMFEPDAFFPIAYFVTQCVLFLELTVLTSITLTWAAWPLAAPLSFFVVFLGNAFVMTCLISSIAGSGNGLQVIFFVLTGISVTLAAFLYYRIGVRLVAKASEGV from the coding sequence ATGTTTCGCAAAACTTTGGCGCTGCTCGTGAGGGCTCTCCGGGTGGATGCCCGGAGTATTCGTCCGCACCTGGTGCGGATGGGACTGCTCATCACCATCCTCTGGCTGCTCTACCTTGCCGACGAGCTGTCGCGCCGCAGCGGCGCGCCCGGCCTCCAGCTGTTCCAGTCGCTCACCTACGTGAACATCTGGTTCATCACGCTCGTCGGGGTGACCTACTTCTCGTCCGCAATCACCGAGGAGAAAGAAGAGCGGACCCTGGGCCTCCTGCGGATGGCCGACATCGGTGGCGGGGCGATCCTGCTGGGGAAATGGCTGCCGCGAGTCGTCGGGATGTTGTCCCTCGTCGCCGTACAGTTCCCGTTTACGCTGCTCGCGATCACCCTGGGCGGCGTCACGCAGAACCAGGTCAATGCGGTCTATGCCGCACTCTTCCTGCACCTGTTTTCCGTCGGCACCTATTCACTCCTGGCCTCTGTTTACTGCCGGAACACGGGGACGGCCTGCCGCGTGGCGTTCACCGCCCTGTTCCTGCGCTGGCTCATTCCCACGGTGGCGAGCGCATTGGCCGCGTTCGGCGGCGCGAGGGTCGTTGGCTCGAAGACACTCGAATGGATCGGCCGCCTGAACGAAGGCTCAGTCTATGCCCTGACCAGCAGGGCCCTGGCAACCACCTTCGCCGAAGGCCCCTTCCCCGCCGCCGCCGCGTGGTGGCTCGGAGAGAGCCTGTTTCTGTTCGCACTGGCGTGGCTGATCTTCGAGCCCTGCACGCAGGGCGACGTGCTCAGCGACGTCCAGCCGTCGCTGTGGAGCCGCTTGACTTCGAAAAAGCAGCGATCGAAACATCGCCGTGCCTGGCCGGCGGCGATCGCCGGCAAGGATTTCATGCTGCTGGCGGGAGGGTTCCGCGGATCGCTCCTCCGGTTTGCCGGGTACATGGCCATCGTCGCCCTGTTCGTGGGGCTGATCAGCATCGGCGGCGGGAGGATCACCGCCCAGGATCTGGGATCGACGCTGATGGGCTTCGGGATCGGCTTCCTCGCACTTGATCTCGTGCAGTCGGCGGCGAAGGTCTTTCGCGTCGAGCTGCAGGACCAGACCTGGTCGGCGCTGATGATGCTCCCGCGCACCCTGAACGGCATCGCCTGGTCCAAAATTGCCGGCTGCGCGATCGGGTGGTGGCCGTCACTGCTGACAATCACGCTGGGAGGATTGATGGTTCCCCATGCAGTGGCGCAGATCCTCGATGGCATGTTCGAGCCCGATGCGTTTTTCCCGATCGCCTACTTTGTGACCCAGTGCGTGCTGTTCCTGGAACTGACGGTACTTACGTCGATCACGCTGACCTGGGCAGCGTGGCCGCTCGCGGCGCCGTTGTCGTTCTTCGTGGTCTTCCTCGGAAACGCCTTCGTGATGACCTGCCTGATCTCCTCGATCGCCGGAAGCGGCAACGGACTGCAGGTGATCTTCTTTGTGCTGACAGGAATCAGCGTGACCCTGGCCGCCTTCCTGTATTACCGCATTGGCGTCCGACTGGTCGCCAAGGCGTCAGAGGGCGTATGA
- a CDS encoding type I 3-dehydroquinate dehydratase encodes MRSPRMRSGPRVIEVRRQGKEDARCPLLPNGQPLMICITVTPESRTLGKVDILNAASKGDIVELCLDRLIKEPDIKDLLAVTRKPVIVSCRRKQDGGQWDGSEEERLLLLRQAIVAGPAYVELDLDIARKVPRFGKTQRVISFTRLDRPESDLDSIIEEARAVQADVLKFTWPTPTIDDAWPLLKAVSASTRGTLPIVGLGLGRGDLTFSLLSLKYGSPWLYAALENGMEAYPGQPTVFELEEIYHLREINRSTAFIAVTGFGDSQPGIVRAFNTAFQSQGVNARCLPLYPGDVGRLSKMLDALKIRAILASGGYAKHLMPLAEDIDPRDKDSGSVDLLLHKGSGWQGVNFLWKAGVQTLGDAVKNTGHGLGQRSILVLGNGGTAAAMAYGLAQFKGLVSICGPNDKEAQAAAGKLGCRFIPFQNLYDTLFDVVVIADPALKVGTAHGNVNAALLRENQIVLDVSDPPRVHPLAEEARLRKCQMVDSSHLFRDRFAAQYRAIVGKELPEDALEKAIASAV; translated from the coding sequence ATGCGTTCTCCCCGGATGCGATCCGGTCCGCGCGTCATTGAAGTACGGCGACAGGGGAAAGAGGATGCACGTTGTCCCCTGCTCCCCAATGGCCAGCCGCTCATGATCTGCATCACCGTCACACCGGAATCCCGCACGCTGGGTAAGGTCGACATCCTGAACGCGGCCTCCAAGGGAGACATCGTCGAGCTCTGCCTCGACCGCCTGATCAAAGAGCCCGACATCAAGGACCTGCTGGCGGTCACCCGGAAACCGGTGATCGTTTCCTGCCGCCGCAAGCAGGACGGCGGCCAGTGGGATGGCAGCGAAGAGGAGCGCCTGCTGCTGCTGAGGCAGGCCATCGTGGCGGGGCCGGCCTACGTTGAACTCGATCTCGATATCGCCCGTAAGGTGCCGCGGTTCGGAAAGACCCAGCGGGTCATCAGCTTCACACGCCTCGACCGCCCGGAAAGCGACCTCGATTCCATCATCGAAGAAGCCCGGGCAGTGCAGGCGGACGTCCTGAAGTTCACCTGGCCCACCCCGACCATCGACGACGCGTGGCCCCTCCTCAAGGCAGTGAGCGCGAGCACCCGGGGAACGCTTCCGATTGTCGGCCTCGGATTGGGCCGGGGCGATCTCACGTTCTCGCTGCTCAGCCTGAAGTACGGCTCGCCGTGGTTGTACGCCGCGCTCGAGAACGGGATGGAGGCCTACCCCGGACAGCCGACCGTCTTTGAGCTGGAAGAGATCTATCACCTCCGCGAGATCAACCGCTCGACCGCGTTCATCGCCGTCACAGGCTTCGGCGATTCCCAGCCGGGGATCGTGCGGGCGTTCAATACCGCGTTTCAGTCGCAGGGCGTGAACGCCCGCTGCCTGCCGCTCTACCCGGGCGACGTGGGACGACTGTCGAAAATGCTCGATGCCCTGAAGATCCGGGCGATTCTCGCAAGCGGCGGCTATGCAAAACACCTGATGCCCCTCGCCGAAGACATCGACCCGCGGGACAAGGACAGCGGTTCCGTCGATCTCCTGCTCCATAAGGGCAGCGGCTGGCAGGGGGTGAACTTCCTCTGGAAGGCAGGAGTGCAGACGCTCGGCGACGCCGTGAAGAACACCGGGCACGGTCTGGGACAGCGAAGTATTCTCGTGCTCGGGAACGGCGGAACGGCCGCGGCCATGGCCTACGGGCTCGCGCAGTTCAAGGGCCTCGTCAGCATCTGTGGCCCCAACGACAAGGAAGCCCAGGCTGCCGCAGGCAAGCTCGGCTGCCGTTTTATCCCGTTCCAGAACCTGTACGACACCCTCTTCGACGTGGTCGTGATTGCAGACCCGGCACTGAAAGTAGGCACGGCCCACGGGAACGTGAACGCGGCGCTCCTGCGGGAGAACCAGATCGTGCTCGACGTCAGCGACCCGCCCCGAGTACACCCCCTGGCCGAGGAAGCCCGGCTCCGCAAATGCCAGATGGTCGATTCGTCGCACCTGTTCCGGGACCGGTTCGCGGCGCAGTACCGGGCGATTGTCGGCAAAGAATTACCCGAAGACGCGCTCGAAAAAGCGATCGCGTCCGCCGTATGA